The proteins below come from a single Mesobacillus jeotgali genomic window:
- a CDS encoding AAA family ATPase, with translation MNSNPKFVSKFLPLFAVFMVIVTIAATFVVQNADDKVSVPFSSLVKSIESLNGSEATLTEKMDGTLVLKTKDSTFVSQVPPGSQMVDKLVEKYNINYEYMNNSKYGAWILGGVLLLLLGTAFVIQKKTGGIGAGNRMKNSLSKPNPLPSITLEDVGGLQEEMKEEIFQTLSILKDPERSAKMGIKPPKGILLYGPPGTGKTLLAQAIARELNANFFSASGSAFNEMFIGVGASRVRSLFQSARKQGPAVIFIDEVDALAGKRKPHGGEEGEKTLTELLVQLDGGHSNDGILFIAATNRKDMLDDAFLRPGRIDFSFNVPLPDTKGRREIINIHIKGKNLAEDVAASLDDLAESTSGFSGAELHSLFETASRRALRNGQDFISKSDIDYSLDRTILGSTSRTLQDPDTKRRVAIHEAGHALVSAVTKPGSVRKATIIPRGQALGYVAPIPKELQLSTHSDLIDRIAMILAGGVAERMILGEHSIGVSGDVQQAKQIIEQMVDTGLLQEGFSLTFSKGLKETKMQELFDDALEKSEMIINAHKQQFDILVEELLKKETLEGSEVDEIVQDKTGFREDQYVMA, from the coding sequence ATGAATTCAAATCCGAAGTTTGTTTCTAAATTCCTTCCGCTTTTTGCGGTGTTTATGGTTATAGTTACGATAGCAGCGACTTTTGTCGTTCAAAATGCTGATGATAAAGTATCCGTCCCCTTTTCTTCTCTTGTCAAGTCAATAGAAAGCCTTAATGGCAGTGAAGCAACTCTTACCGAAAAAATGGATGGAACTCTAGTACTGAAAACGAAAGATTCAACATTTGTTTCCCAAGTTCCTCCCGGCAGCCAGATGGTCGATAAATTAGTAGAAAAATATAATATAAATTATGAATATATGAATAACAGCAAATATGGCGCCTGGATCCTTGGTGGGGTGTTATTGCTTTTGCTAGGTACTGCGTTTGTAATTCAAAAGAAAACTGGTGGAATAGGCGCAGGCAATAGAATGAAGAACAGTTTATCAAAGCCTAACCCTCTGCCTTCCATTACTTTAGAAGATGTTGGTGGATTGCAGGAAGAAATGAAAGAGGAAATCTTCCAGACTCTATCAATCTTGAAAGACCCAGAAAGATCAGCAAAAATGGGCATTAAGCCGCCTAAGGGCATTTTGTTATATGGACCTCCAGGTACAGGCAAAACCTTACTTGCTCAAGCTATTGCTCGTGAATTGAATGCTAACTTTTTCTCAGCCAGTGGATCTGCATTTAATGAAATGTTCATCGGTGTAGGCGCCTCACGTGTTCGAAGCTTGTTTCAAAGTGCACGCAAGCAAGGTCCAGCCGTTATTTTCATCGATGAAGTCGACGCCCTTGCAGGGAAGCGTAAGCCTCATGGCGGTGAAGAAGGCGAGAAGACTTTAACTGAACTTCTTGTCCAGCTTGATGGAGGACATTCAAATGATGGAATTCTCTTCATTGCAGCTACAAACAGAAAAGACATGCTGGATGATGCATTCCTTCGCCCTGGCCGTATCGATTTCTCATTCAATGTCCCTCTTCCAGATACGAAAGGCAGAAGAGAGATCATTAATATCCATATAAAAGGAAAAAACCTTGCTGAAGATGTTGCAGCATCACTGGACGACCTGGCTGAAAGCACTTCTGGATTCTCGGGCGCAGAACTGCACTCATTGTTTGAAACAGCAAGCAGACGTGCATTAAGGAATGGACAGGATTTCATTTCAAAGAGTGATATTGATTACTCTCTTGATCGGACAATCCTTGGAAGTACTTCTCGCACTCTTCAGGATCCAGATACGAAGCGCAGGGTTGCGATCCACGAGGCAGGACATGCTCTTGTATCTGCAGTAACTAAACCAGGGTCAGTCCGTAAAGCAACGATTATACCTAGAGGACAGGCACTAGGATACGTGGCTCCGATTCCAAAAGAACTTCAATTATCTACACATAGCGACTTAATTGATCGGATTGCCATGATCCTTGCTGGCGGTGTCGCTGAACGGATGATCCTCGGTGAACACAGTATCGGAGTAAGCGGTGATGTCCAGCAGGCTAAACAGATTATAGAGCAAATGGTTGATACTGGCTTGCTGCAGGAAGGTTTCTCCCTAACATTTAGCAAAGGCTTGAAAGAAACAAAGATGCAGGAACTTTTCGATGACGCTCTAGAAAAATCTGAAATGATCATAAATGCTCACAAACAACAATTTGATATACTGGTAGAAGAATTGCTAAAGAAAGAAACACTG